TACAACCACTACATCGATATCTACAATTCCGTGTTGTGCCATCTCGGCAAGGTCATCTTTGTTATCCCTTCTCGCCAAAATTCCGCCGAAAACTTTTGGGTTAATTGTCTTTACTCTTCCTCCCAGGATTTCAGGGAAACCCGTAAAATCACTTATTTCAACACATTCGACTTTCGACTCCCTTAACAGCCGGGCTGTGTTTCCTGTTGAAACGATTGTATATCCCAAACCTGACAAACCGGATGCCAGTTCGACACAACCGGTTTTATCCGTCAGTGAGACAAGAGCATATTTCTTCAATTTTATTCTTTCTGTCAATTAACTACTCGTGGAACGAATTCAGACGATTCTGACTCTGCCGTCCACAATCTTTATCCTTTGTTCTGCAAAAAGTGCAACTGTGGCGGGCAGCAGTTTATGCTCCTCTACCAGCACTTTTTCGGCTATCTCATCAGGAGATTTCACCATGGATATATCAACTGCAGACTGAGCAATTATATATCCTTTGTCATATTCATTGTTCACAAAATGTACTGTCGGACCTGATATTTTGGCACCTGAATCAAATACTGACTCATGGACAAAATGCCCGTACATTCCCTTCCCGCCAAAAGACGGAAGTAGTGCGGGGTGAATGTTTATAATACGGTTTTCAAACTTTGCCACAAACCCGGCAGGAACCAGTTTAAGAAAACCTGCAAGCACAACAAGCCCGATTCCCTGATCAACCAGTATTCCAGCAATTTCATCAAAACTTAAACCGTGTTTTCCAACTGTCAGGGTCTTGATCCCTTTGGAATGAGCAAACTCAAACGCCTTACAATCAGGTTTGTCACTAATGACATAACTCGTTTCAACTAAATCAGTTAACAAGTCGCTGTTAACGATGGCCTGAAGGTTTGATCCCCTGCCTGAAACAAAAATTGCCAGTTTCAGTTTTGCCATAAAATGTCAGTTTGTAAGAGAATAAATCTTACTTGCCTTCACAAACTCCCGGAATAAAGGATGCGCCTTTGTTGCCCGGCTCTTCAATTCAGGATGGAACTGGCATGCCACAAACCAGGGATGATCTTTCAATTCAATCATTTCAACAAGCAAACCGTCTGGAGAAGTGCCACTTATTATCAATCTGGCATTCTCTAAAACACCCCGAAAATCGTTGTTTACCTCATATCTGTGACGGTGTCTTTCCCAGATATCGCTGACACCGTATGCCTCGGCTGCTTTGGTTCCTTCTTTAATTACACAGTTGTAGGAACCGAGTCTCATTGAACCACCGAGGTTTTTAATACCTTTTTGACCCGGCATAAGGTCAATAACCGAATAGTTGCCTTTTTTGATTTCAGAGCTGTTCGCTTTTGGCAGTTTGCATTCTGATCTGGCAAATTCAATTACCGCACACTGCATACCGAGACAAATTCCAAAGAAAGGAATGTTGTTTTTTCGAGCGTAATTGATGGTCTTTATTTTTCCCTCTATTCCCCGGATACCAAATCCTCCCGGTACCAGAATGCCGGTTATGCCCGAAAAGAGCTCATCTAAATCACCGGTCTCACAGTCTTCTGCATTTATCCACCTGATTTTGACTTTTACATCGTTTTCGGCACCTGCATGTACAAAAGATTCCATTATGCTTTTGTAGGCATCATGATAGTCGATATATTTACCACTAATTGCGATTTCTATGGTACGGTCAGGATTTTTAATCTTATTGACAAATTTCTTCCACTGCCCAAGTTCAATTTTCGTATCCTGTAACCTGAATTTTTTCAACACCACAAGATCCATCTTCTCCTGGTGCAGTATGAGCGGTACCTCGTAGATTGTGTCGCAATCCTGAGTCGAGAAAACCGAAGAACTCTCAACATTACAAAATGAAGCAATCTTGGCTCTTATCTCGAGTGAAAGATTCTTCTCAGAACGGCAAACAAGCAGGTCTGGTTGAATCCCGAGTTCCAGGAGGGCTTTTACAGAATGCTGCGTGGGCTTGGTTTTAACCTCGGCAGCAGAGCGAATATATGGCACATAAGTAACATGGATAGTAAGTGCATTCTTTTTTCCAAACTCATGAAGCAGTTGTCTTACCGCCTCAATAAACGGCAGGCTCTCTATATCGCCGATAGTTCCGCCAATCTCGGTAATTATTATGTCATAATCACCTGATTCACCAAGTTTACACATCCGTCTTTTAATTTCATCTGTGATGTGGGGTATAACCTGAACAGTAGCTCCAAGGTACTCACCCTGTCTCTCTCTGTTTATAACATCATAGTAAATCTGACCGGTGGTAGTATTATTCGCGCGGTTCATATTCAAACCGAGAAATCGCTCATAATGTCCCAGATCGAGGTCTGTTTCAGCACCGTCTTCGGTTACATACACTTCACCGTGCTGAAATGGATTCATCGTTCCCGGATCCACATTGATATACGGATCAAATTTCTGGATTGTCACCCGGTAGCCACGCTGTTTCAGTAACAATCCCAATGATGCGGCTGTTATTCCTTTACCAATCGAGGATACTACCCCGCCGGTAATAAAAATGTACTTAACCAACTTATGTCCATAAAATTAAATAATTTAAACTTCTAATATAGTTAGAATGGCAACCTTTTTCAAAGTTAATGGATGTGTTTACCCAATTACTTTTTCCTTGATATTCATTGCCCAGCGGGAGTAGGCATCACCGTTCAAATGAAGTCCGTCTGATGTAAAATCGAGCGACAAGTTGCCTGAAATGTCCTTTAAAAGAGCGTTATTGTCTAAAAACTGAATATTTAATTCTCTCGCCATTACAGCAAGTGAGGCATTTACTTCATCAATTGTGCTGTTTTTTATTCCTGTTTGAAGCATCATTTCCCTGACAGGAAGTATCGATTGAAGAAAAATTATTGCACCTGTGGAACCGGAAAGTTTTAAAATAATTTCTCTGATATTGGAAATCACTTCATCCATTGGGTAGTGTCTCTGTAAATCGTTTACACCAATGGTTAAAAATATTTTTTCAGGATTTAATCCGATAATCTGATCCAACCGGTTCAATACTCCGGCAGTACTGTCGCCGGAGATTCCCCTGTTTATGATTCTGATTTCGGGGAAAAATTCCTGCCACTCACACATTTCTGTTATACTGTCACCTAAAAAAACGACACACTCTCCATCGCTTCCGTACATTGAAAACAAAGTTGTGCGATGAATATAGTGTGAATCGATCTCAAGTTTTCTGCTCATGTTGTTTTCTGATCTCTCAAATTTTTTGTAATTTCAAGATATAAATTTAATTAATACTTATTCGCCCAACCCATAATTCCGGTGTTCAATGCAAAATATTTTTACTGTTTGTCTCGTATTCATAACCTTGGTAATTCCTCTTTCCGCCCAGTTTGATACACATGCCGTTGAAAATGTTACTTCCGGATTCAGACGATACCCCCTCTATGAGGAAGTGACGAATGCCTCGTGTGGTCCGTGTGCACAGAGTAATCCTGCCCTGAATTCATACATGGAGACAATGAAAGACTCATTGATTGGTGTAACCTATCATGCATGGTGGCCCGGGGTCAGCGATCCGATGTATCAGCACAATATTCAGCAAAACCGTGATCGGATTCAATTTATGAAGGGAAATGTGAATGCGACACCGTGGTTGAATGTCGATGGAATAATTGTAGATGTCTGGCCATTTTCTCCCTCAAACTTGTCAGGAGCCTACAAGACCAGAAT
This genomic window from Ignavibacteria bacterium contains:
- a CDS encoding phosphoribosylglycinamide formyltransferase — its product is MAKLKLAIFVSGRGSNLQAIVNSDLLTDLVETSYVISDKPDCKAFEFAHSKGIKTLTVGKHGLSFDEIAGILVDQGIGLVVLAGFLKLVPAGFVAKFENRIINIHPALLPSFGGKGMYGHFVHESVFDSGAKISGPTVHFVNNEYDKGYIIAQSAVDISMVKSPDEIAEKVLVEEHKLLPATVALFAEQRIKIVDGRVRIV
- a CDS encoding CTP synthase; the protein is MVKYIFITGGVVSSIGKGITAASLGLLLKQRGYRVTIQKFDPYINVDPGTMNPFQHGEVYVTEDGAETDLDLGHYERFLGLNMNRANNTTTGQIYYDVINRERQGEYLGATVQVIPHITDEIKRRMCKLGESGDYDIIITEIGGTIGDIESLPFIEAVRQLLHEFGKKNALTIHVTYVPYIRSAAEVKTKPTQHSVKALLELGIQPDLLVCRSEKNLSLEIRAKIASFCNVESSSVFSTQDCDTIYEVPLILHQEKMDLVVLKKFRLQDTKIELGQWKKFVNKIKNPDRTIEIAISGKYIDYHDAYKSIMESFVHAGAENDVKVKIRWINAEDCETGDLDELFSGITGILVPGGFGIRGIEGKIKTINYARKNNIPFFGICLGMQCAVIEFARSECKLPKANSSEIKKGNYSVIDLMPGQKGIKNLGGSMRLGSYNCVIKEGTKAAEAYGVSDIWERHRHRYEVNNDFRGVLENARLIISGTSPDGLLVEMIELKDHPWFVACQFHPELKSRATKAHPLFREFVKASKIYSLTN
- a CDS encoding GDSL family lipase; this translates as MSRKLEIDSHYIHRTTLFSMYGSDGECVVFLGDSITEMCEWQEFFPEIRIINRGISGDSTAGVLNRLDQIIGLNPEKIFLTIGVNDLQRHYPMDEVISNIREIILKLSGSTGAIIFLQSILPVREMMLQTGIKNSTIDEVNASLAVMARELNIQFLDNNALLKDISGNLSLDFTSDGLHLNGDAYSRWAMNIKEKVIG